Proteins encoded by one window of Lutibacter sp. A64:
- a CDS encoding SusC/RagA family TonB-linked outer membrane protein, whose protein sequence is MMKKNILYNLFLVWTLLVGSTLFAQTITGVVSDVNGVLPGANVIVKGTLTGTSTDFDGKYTIENVDSETILVFSMIGFTSKEISVNGKSIVNVVLQEDAQTLDEVVLVGYSSRKKSTLTGAVSVVDMADLEKTRVTNVSQALQGQIAGVQVTSSTGAPGDPIEVRIRGEGTIGNNNPLYVVDGIPSRDITFLNQADIKTMTVLKDASAAAIYGSRASGGVVLITTKSGVKGKISFDISYYTGIQKATNLPNMLNAEQYMNTVEKAWNNSDRSGSNPYTADKGRSDFSDTDWLDELFEAGKSQNLQLTASGGSDKVQFLMSLGYYGQDGIVIFDNDKYQKLNYRTNINADLTNRLKIGTNLQLSYATQDKLSSKGDAPGIIRHALLRSPVIGVFKDVSDPTYSSQDPFTDLPFYVHNNRDNGGWESDKYEWTSNPIALAYFTDDVRKDFRTFGNVYAEYAFLKDKELKLRTNVGVDLSFIHNKAFGENFGDDDGGGNETDKGLGRQNRPNSLNEERGETRTITFNNTLNYVKNINDFHDVSFLVGTEFIDNYSSSVGASRARFAITEETFRYIDYGGTEVDLWNGGSASEWSLFSLFGSASYVFNDKYMVTANVRADASSRFSEKNRWGYFPSVSAGWKISDEDFLKDVKWLSNLKLRAGWGKLGNQEIDNYAFLTLISQTDGKVVVNRYGNEDLKWESSESTNIGVDVGLMDNKLAISAEYFVKNTSDILLPIGLPSIVGNVAPTIVNAGEVSNKGFELSLNYRESSNEFKYSVNANIGTLTNNVEKLHPNVPNLIGSVTRTEVGQSLNAYYGYKMIGIYQNQGEISSHLSNTPNPSVKPGDIKFDDINNDGIVNSDDRTFIGSPIPDFTYGLSFSSSYKNFDFSILFQGVEGVDRYNEAKKILDYDTRPFNYTTNVLGAWDGEGSSNTIPRVAFEDNGSSKTSSVFVEDASYFRLKNVEVGYSINSIKGVNDVRLYVSGQNLFTATNYTGLDPESTDLIDMGTYPLSKSVLFGVNVKF, encoded by the coding sequence ATGATGAAAAAAAACATTCTTTATAACTTATTTTTAGTTTGGACACTGTTAGTAGGAAGTACTTTATTTGCTCAAACTATAACTGGTGTTGTTTCCGATGTTAATGGAGTATTGCCAGGCGCAAATGTTATTGTTAAAGGAACTTTAACTGGTACTTCAACAGATTTTGATGGAAAATATACTATTGAAAATGTAGATTCAGAAACCATTTTGGTTTTTAGCATGATAGGGTTTACATCAAAAGAAATTTCTGTGAATGGTAAGAGCATTGTAAATGTTGTATTGCAGGAAGATGCACAAACCTTAGATGAAGTTGTGTTGGTAGGATATTCATCTAGAAAAAAATCTACCTTAACAGGTGCTGTTTCTGTTGTAGATATGGCAGATTTGGAAAAAACAAGAGTGACCAATGTTTCTCAAGCTTTACAAGGTCAAATTGCAGGTGTACAAGTTACATCAAGTACCGGTGCACCTGGAGATCCTATTGAAGTACGTATTCGTGGAGAAGGAACTATAGGGAATAACAATCCACTATATGTTGTTGACGGGATCCCTTCAAGAGATATCACCTTTTTAAATCAAGCGGATATTAAAACAATGACCGTTCTTAAAGATGCATCAGCTGCAGCCATTTATGGTTCTAGAGCTTCTGGAGGTGTTGTTTTAATTACAACCAAAAGTGGTGTAAAAGGAAAAATTAGTTTTGATATAAGCTATTATACAGGGATTCAAAAAGCTACAAATTTACCTAATATGTTAAATGCAGAGCAGTATATGAATACAGTAGAGAAAGCTTGGAATAATTCAGATAGATCGGGCTCAAACCCATATACTGCAGATAAAGGAAGATCTGATTTTTCAGATACAGATTGGCTTGATGAATTATTTGAAGCAGGAAAATCTCAAAATTTGCAATTAACAGCAAGTGGAGGAAGTGATAAAGTTCAATTTTTAATGTCATTGGGTTATTATGGTCAAGATGGGATTGTAATATTTGACAATGATAAATATCAAAAATTAAATTATAGAACTAATATCAATGCTGATTTAACAAATCGTTTAAAAATTGGAACAAATCTTCAATTATCGTATGCTACTCAAGATAAATTATCGTCAAAAGGAGATGCGCCTGGTATTATCAGACATGCATTATTAAGGTCTCCTGTAATTGGGGTTTTCAAAGATGTTAGTGATCCTACATATTCTTCACAGGATCCATTCACGGATTTACCATTTTATGTACATAATAATAGAGATAATGGAGGCTGGGAAAGCGATAAATACGAATGGACTTCTAATCCAATAGCTCTGGCATATTTTACGGATGATGTAAGGAAAGATTTTAGAACGTTTGGAAATGTTTATGCAGAATATGCTTTTTTGAAAGATAAAGAATTAAAATTAAGAACCAATGTTGGAGTAGATTTATCATTTATTCATAATAAAGCTTTTGGAGAAAATTTTGGAGATGATGATGGTGGAGGTAATGAGACAGACAAAGGATTAGGAAGGCAAAATAGACCAAATAGTTTGAATGAGGAAAGAGGTGAAACACGGACAATAACTTTTAATAATACGCTTAACTACGTTAAAAATATTAATGATTTTCATGATGTTAGTTTTTTAGTTGGTACAGAGTTTATAGATAATTATAGTTCTTCAGTTGGAGCAAGTAGAGCACGTTTTGCTATTACAGAAGAGACTTTTAGATATATAGATTATGGAGGGACAGAAGTTGATTTATGGAATGGAGGAAGTGCGTCGGAATGGTCATTGTTCTCTTTATTCGGGTCTGCATCTTATGTGTTTAATGATAAATATATGGTAACAGCAAATGTAAGAGCTGATGCTTCATCACGTTTTTCAGAAAAAAATCGTTGGGGTTATTTCCCTTCTGTTTCTGCAGGTTGGAAAATTTCTGATGAGGATTTCTTGAAAGACGTAAAATGGTTATCTAACTTGAAATTAAGAGCTGGTTGGGGAAAATTAGGAAATCAAGAAATTGATAATTATGCCTTTTTAACACTAATTAGCCAAACAGATGGTAAAGTTGTAGTAAACCGCTATGGAAATGAAGATCTAAAATGGGAAAGTTCTGAATCCACAAACATTGGAGTTGATGTTGGTTTAATGGATAATAAATTGGCAATTTCAGCCGAATATTTTGTTAAAAACACTTCAGATATATTATTACCCATTGGACTGCCAAGTATTGTTGGTAATGTTGCTCCAACAATTGTAAATGCAGGAGAGGTAAGTAATAAAGGTTTTGAACTATCTTTAAATTATAGAGAGTCGAGTAACGAATTTAAATACAGCGTAAACGCTAATATTGGAACGTTAACAAATAATGTCGAGAAATTACATCCAAATGTGCCAAATTTAATAGGGTCAGTAACTCGGACAGAGGTTGGACAATCATTAAACGCTTATTATGGTTATAAAATGATTGGAATTTATCAAAATCAAGGAGAAATAAGCAGTCATTTAAGTAATACTCCAAATCCGAGTGTTAAACCTGGAGATATTAAATTTGATGATATAAATAATGATGGAATCGTTAATTCTGATGATAGAACATTTATTGGAAGTCCAATACCAGATTTTACGTATGGACTTTCTTTTTCATCGTCTTATAAAAACTTTGATTTTTCAATTCTTTTTCAAGGAGTTGAAGGAGTTGATAGATATAACGAAGCTAAAAAAATTCTTGACTACGACACACGTCCATTTAACTATACTACAAATGTTTTAGGAGCCTGGGACGGAGAAGGTAGTAGCAATACAATACCTAGAGTTGCTTTTGAAGACAATGGAAGTAGTAAAACATCAAGTGTTTTTGTTGAAGATGCTTCTTATTTTCGTCTTAAAAATGTAGAAGTAGGATATTCTATAAACTCCATAAAAGGAGTTAATGACGTTCGTCTATATGTATCGGGGCAAAATTTATTTACAGCAACAAATTATACAGGCTTAGATCCTGAATCTACAGACCTAATAGATATGGGAACATACCCATTATCAAAATCAGTTTTATTTGGTGTAAATGTTAAGTTTTAA
- a CDS encoding RagB/SusD family nutrient uptake outer membrane protein yields the protein MKTIYNSIIIVFLIGAFVSCNDELTQEPIGLLTLDQIDTSPTINTLESSVSSSYQLLASSLNLIGNWDWTGGTVLRNDFILQDIASNDMNKKWNPDGDQAWIDELGSFNFTPSNGAFNGIWLYNYEGINRINLAISYLTNSEITQMIGISDSRKNQLLGEAYFLRAFYYFDLANNFGDVPLLLTPLKSFEEAFDVAIRVSKDEIYNQINSDLSEAKTLLPNIKYSNTSEKWRVSIGAVIALQAKAALYAENWSMVTNYISELEGLGFYSLNSNYFDSFDVTKEFSEDEVIFAYDHISDQNPRNGNGLCALIGWGFIAPSSDFISAFEANDPRLLYTVDVPNQNVSKLLGNTKGDFKGNDDSPSNKVFIRYADVLLWKAEALNETGDYAGAIAIINQIRERARTSPTADGSVTPIGTLPNRGSSTNSEEIKGWIMSERRVELGFESQRFNDLKRWETAKTVLTGLARNFQDYNYLYPIPQGEIDKSGGTITQNTGY from the coding sequence ATGAAAACAATATATAACAGTATAATAATAGTATTCTTGATTGGAGCTTTTGTAAGTTGTAATGATGAATTAACACAAGAACCTATTGGTCTTCTTACTTTAGATCAAATCGATACAAGTCCAACAATTAACACTTTAGAATCATCGGTAAGTTCATCATATCAGTTACTTGCAAGTAGTTTAAACCTTATTGGAAATTGGGATTGGACTGGAGGAACAGTACTAAGAAACGATTTCATTTTGCAAGATATTGCATCTAATGATATGAATAAGAAATGGAATCCAGATGGTGATCAAGCTTGGATAGATGAATTAGGAAGTTTTAATTTTACACCTTCAAATGGAGCTTTTAATGGAATATGGCTTTACAATTATGAAGGTATAAATAGAATAAACCTTGCAATTAGTTATTTAACAAATAGTGAGATAACTCAAATGATTGGAATTAGTGATTCTCGAAAAAATCAATTATTAGGTGAAGCTTATTTTTTAAGAGCATTTTATTATTTCGATTTGGCAAATAATTTTGGAGATGTACCATTATTGCTAACCCCTCTAAAGTCTTTTGAAGAAGCTTTTGATGTTGCCATTAGAGTTTCTAAAGATGAAATATATAACCAAATAAATTCAGATTTATCTGAGGCAAAAACATTACTTCCTAATATAAAATATTCAAATACATCCGAAAAATGGAGGGTTTCTATAGGTGCAGTAATTGCTTTACAAGCCAAAGCAGCTTTATATGCTGAAAATTGGAGTATGGTAACTAACTACATATCAGAATTAGAAGGGTTAGGGTTTTATAGTTTAAATTCTAACTATTTTGATAGTTTTGATGTGACCAAAGAGTTTTCTGAAGACGAAGTAATTTTTGCTTATGATCATATTTCAGATCAAAATCCTAGAAATGGAAATGGACTTTGTGCATTGATAGGCTGGGGTTTTATAGCTCCAAGTTCAGACTTTATAAGCGCGTTTGAAGCAAATGATCCAAGATTGCTTTATACTGTAGATGTACCTAATCAAAATGTTTCAAAATTATTAGGAAATACAAAAGGAGATTTTAAAGGTAATGATGATTCTCCAAGTAATAAAGTTTTTATCCGCTATGCAGATGTACTACTTTGGAAAGCAGAAGCTTTAAATGAAACTGGAGATTATGCTGGTGCAATTGCCATAATTAATCAAATTAGAGAAAGAGCTAGAACAAGTCCTACTGCAGATGGTTCTGTTACGCCTATTGGAACACTTCCAAATAGAGGGAGTTCTACTAATTCTGAAGAAATTAAAGGTTGGATAATGTCTGAAAGACGCGTTGAATTAGGTTTTGAATCTCAAAGATTTAACGATTTAAAAAGATGGGAAACGGCTAAAACAGTACTTACAGGACTAGCAAGAAATTTTCAAGATTATAATTATTTATACCCAATTCCTCAAGGAGAAATTGATAAATCTGGAGGGACAATTACACAAAATACAGGATATTAA
- a CDS encoding glycoside hydrolase family 130 protein, protein MANIAKRYKHNPLLAPKDLKPSNKSMIIECLLNPGVFEFNGKIGLLVRVAERTIQKEGMLSVPIYNSKGTVEIIDFKLNDPKLDASDARVINYDGMDYLTTISHLRLLFSDDGIIFKESKEYPSLFGEGEYESYGIEDCRVSKIEDIYHLTYTMVSVNGVGVGLRTTKDWKNFEKKGMIFSPHNKDCAIFEEKINGKYYALHRPSSPELGGNYIWLAESPDAIHWGNHKCIAKTRQGKFDSKRLGAGAAPIKTEKGWLEIYHGATEKNRYCLGVILLDLEDPSKVISRSEEPIMEPSAVYELTGFFGEVIFTNGHKVNGDLINMYYGAADEFVGLATFSIKEILKTLGQ, encoded by the coding sequence ATGGCAAATATTGCAAAAAGATATAAACACAATCCTTTATTAGCTCCAAAAGATTTGAAACCTAGTAATAAAAGCATGATTATTGAGTGTTTATTAAATCCTGGTGTGTTTGAATTTAACGGGAAAATAGGACTTCTTGTTCGTGTCGCAGAACGAACAATTCAAAAAGAAGGAATGTTATCTGTTCCTATTTATAATAGTAAAGGAACTGTTGAAATTATAGATTTTAAACTAAATGATCCCAAATTAGATGCCTCAGATGCTAGAGTGATTAATTATGATGGAATGGATTATTTAACAACAATTTCTCATTTAAGATTGCTTTTTAGTGATGATGGAATAATTTTTAAAGAATCTAAAGAATATCCTTCACTTTTTGGAGAAGGTGAATACGAATCTTATGGGATTGAAGATTGCAGAGTTTCAAAAATTGAAGACATATATCATTTGACTTATACAATGGTTTCTGTTAATGGAGTTGGAGTAGGTTTAAGAACCACAAAGGATTGGAAAAATTTCGAAAAAAAAGGAATGATTTTCAGCCCGCACAATAAAGATTGTGCCATTTTTGAAGAAAAGATAAACGGTAAATATTATGCTTTACATAGACCTAGCAGTCCTGAATTGGGCGGTAATTATATCTGGTTAGCTGAGTCTCCGGATGCTATTCATTGGGGTAATCATAAGTGTATAGCAAAAACACGACAAGGAAAATTTGATAGTAAACGTTTAGGGGCAGGAGCAGCACCTATAAAAACTGAGAAAGGTTGGTTAGAAATTTATCATGGGGCAACAGAAAAAAACAGGTATTGTTTAGGCGTGATTTTATTGGACTTAGAAGATCCTTCTAAGGTGATTTCAAGATCTGAAGAACCAATAATGGAACCATCAGCAGTATATGAATTAACAGGCTTTTTTGGAGAAGTAATTTTTACAAATGGTCATAAAGTTAACGGAGATTTAATTAATATGTATTACGGAGCTGCAGATGAATTTGTAGGATTGGCAACTTTCTCTATTAAAGAAATTTTAAAAACACTAGGACAATAA
- a CDS encoding MFS transporter, with translation MDLAKVGLRDFTRSAKILIITNTIYAFVLPVIDIFVASYIMRNSNDPSKVILYQLAIYIGIPITFLINGYLLNKINVKRLFSLGMLLSGVSMVFMMSLDEISYFGLMSAGLIMGMSFGLYWANRDYLVLSTTKDRTRNFYYGLETFIYTIIASTVPVLIGWYLMKGNSDSGIGSNEAVNSGYRVITTIVFIITIIASIVFHFGTYEKPKSEKFLYFKFHKLWGKMLQLSVLKGLAQGFIVTAPAMLMMKFFNSEGALGSAISIGAVIAAVIMLILGKLSKPKHRLVIFSVGLICFFMASFFNGLLFNSTGVILFMFLLLIARPVLDIAYFPIQLKVIDVLSKIENRNEFSYILNHEFGLFVGRFIGAGTFLIIAFFINADIALRYALLIIGVLQLFSIIIAKQLLKQQETLEKEIVITENKITQ, from the coding sequence ATGGATTTAGCTAAAGTAGGTTTAAGAGATTTTACAAGAAGTGCAAAAATATTAATAATTACCAATACAATTTATGCGTTTGTACTACCAGTCATAGATATTTTTGTAGCTTCATATATTATGAGGAATTCAAATGATCCATCAAAAGTTATTTTATATCAATTGGCTATTTATATTGGAATTCCAATTACATTTTTAATTAATGGGTATTTGTTAAATAAAATTAATGTAAAAAGATTGTTTTCATTAGGTATGTTACTTAGCGGAGTTTCAATGGTATTTATGATGTCTCTAGATGAAATTAGTTATTTTGGGTTGATGTCTGCTGGTTTAATTATGGGAATGTCTTTTGGATTGTATTGGGCGAATAGAGATTATTTAGTACTTTCAACTACAAAAGATAGAACCCGGAATTTTTATTATGGGTTAGAAACCTTTATTTATACAATTATTGCATCAACAGTACCTGTTTTAATTGGGTGGTATTTAATGAAAGGTAATAGTGATTCTGGTATTGGTTCAAATGAAGCCGTAAATTCTGGCTACAGAGTTATAACAACTATTGTTTTTATTATTACTATTATTGCTTCCATAGTATTTCATTTTGGAACTTATGAAAAACCAAAGAGCGAGAAGTTTCTATATTTTAAATTTCATAAACTTTGGGGAAAAATGCTTCAACTATCTGTTTTAAAAGGGTTAGCCCAAGGTTTTATAGTAACTGCACCGGCTATGTTAATGATGAAATTTTTTAATTCCGAAGGAGCATTAGGTTCGGCTATTTCGATAGGGGCAGTTATTGCAGCTGTAATAATGCTTATTTTAGGAAAACTATCAAAACCCAAACACAGATTAGTTATTTTTTCAGTTGGTTTAATTTGCTTTTTTATGGCTTCATTTTTTAATGGATTACTTTTTAACTCAACAGGGGTCATCCTTTTTATGTTCCTTTTGTTAATAGCGAGACCAGTTTTAGATATTGCCTATTTTCCAATTCAGTTAAAAGTAATTGATGTATTGTCAAAAATTGAAAATAGAAATGAATTTTCTTATATCTTGAATCATGAATTTGGATTATTTGTCGGGCGTTTTATTGGTGCAGGTACTTTTTTGATAATTGCTTTTTTTATAAATGCAGATATAGCATTAAGGTATGCTTTATTAATTATTGGGGTACTTCAGTTGTTTTCAATAATTATAGCAAAACAACTTTTAAAACAACAAGAAACTTTGGAAAAAGAAATAGTTATAACAGAAAATAAAATCACTCAGTAA
- a CDS encoding glycoside hydrolase family 13 protein — protein sequence MKSLKLSIFTLFLFITFSCSTKKAESTKETWWKETVFYEIYMPSYKDSNGDGYSDFKGVTSKLDYIQNLGIKGIWLTPFLKSPMVDNGYDISSYKQINETYGDLNDFKKFISEAHKRDIKVIMDMVVNHTSTEHKWFQESRKSKDNSYRDYYIWKDAPNNWESFFGGSAWQLDSVTNQHYYHQFDVKMADLNWQNPKVVEEIQDVFRFWLALGVDGFRLDVINFLTTEGITLDNPTDENGNQKHLYDINQKGVKEAMKTIKKTINEFDNRFIVGEIGSDKIEVLKQYQGTELLDVVFNFNFGSISEFSAQRIFDELQSMENNMSNYPTLFFGSHDMPRLISRLANNNLERAKTLAALMLTAKGVPFIYYGEEIGMKSINANSLEEMMDVQGRTHFNLAINEGKTKDEALKIGNEFNRDKSRSPMQWGSEKYAGFSINKPWIKVHENYTYLNVTTLEKNRNSLLNEYKKLILLRNSEPVLQYGTYEQLSFSNNLILFKRAYNGETIKCYFNFSENNVEISLEKNEKVLLGAITIEPNNYVIIK from the coding sequence ATGAAATCATTAAAATTATCCATATTTACATTGTTCTTATTTATAACATTTTCTTGTAGCACAAAAAAAGCTGAAAGCACTAAAGAAACTTGGTGGAAAGAAACGGTCTTCTATGAAATTTATATGCCGAGTTACAAAGACAGTAACGGAGATGGTTATAGCGATTTTAAAGGAGTAACTTCAAAATTAGATTATATTCAAAATTTGGGAATTAAAGGGATTTGGTTAACACCTTTCTTAAAATCTCCAATGGTAGATAATGGTTATGATATAAGTAGTTATAAGCAAATAAATGAGACGTATGGTGATTTAAATGATTTTAAGAAATTTATTTCTGAAGCGCATAAAAGAGATATTAAAGTAATAATGGATATGGTTGTTAATCATACTTCTACGGAACATAAATGGTTCCAAGAATCCAGAAAATCTAAAGATAATTCTTACAGAGATTATTATATTTGGAAAGATGCACCCAATAATTGGGAATCTTTTTTTGGAGGTTCAGCTTGGCAATTAGACAGTGTTACAAATCAACATTACTACCATCAATTTGATGTAAAAATGGCTGACCTTAATTGGCAAAACCCGAAGGTTGTAGAAGAAATTCAAGATGTTTTTAGGTTCTGGTTAGCGTTGGGTGTTGATGGATTTAGATTGGATGTAATTAATTTTTTAACTACTGAAGGCATTACTCTCGACAATCCAACAGATGAAAATGGAAATCAAAAACACCTGTATGATATTAATCAGAAAGGTGTTAAAGAAGCTATGAAAACCATTAAAAAAACTATTAATGAATTCGATAATCGTTTTATTGTTGGTGAAATTGGAAGTGATAAAATTGAAGTGCTAAAGCAATACCAAGGTACAGAATTATTAGATGTAGTATTCAATTTTAATTTTGGAAGTATTTCTGAATTTTCAGCGCAACGGATATTTGATGAATTACAAAGTATGGAAAATAATATGAGCAATTATCCAACGTTGTTTTTCGGAAGCCATGATATGCCACGTTTAATAAGTCGTTTAGCTAATAATAATTTAGAAAGAGCTAAAACTTTAGCAGCATTAATGCTTACGGCAAAGGGAGTTCCTTTTATATATTATGGAGAAGAAATTGGAATGAAAAGTATTAATGCCAATTCATTAGAAGAAATGATGGATGTTCAAGGTCGTACACACTTTAATTTAGCTATTAATGAAGGGAAAACTAAAGATGAAGCATTGAAAATTGGAAATGAATTCAATAGAGATAAATCTAGAAGTCCAATGCAATGGGGTAGTGAAAAGTATGCTGGATTTTCAATTAATAAACCGTGGATTAAGGTTCATGAAAATTACACTTACTTAAATGTTACTACTTTAGAGAAAAATAGAAATTCGTTGTTAAATGAGTATAAGAAACTAATTTTATTGCGAAATTCAGAGCCAGTTTTACAATACGGTACGTATGAACAATTGTCGTTTTCAAATAATTTGATTTTATTTAAAAGAGCATATAATGGTGAAACTATTAAATGCTATTTCAACTTTAGTGAAAACAACGTGGAAATTAGTTTAGAAAAGAACGAAAAAGTTTTACTTGGAGCAATAACAATTGAGCCTAATAATTATGTAATTATTAAATAG
- a CDS encoding helix-turn-helix transcriptional regulator: MSKKVNINRLKVVLAEKNLSSKWLAEQLEKNEATVSRWCTNDVQPPIKTFLKIAEVLDIKLTNLFNE, encoded by the coding sequence ATGAGTAAAAAAGTCAATATCAATCGATTAAAAGTTGTACTAGCTGAAAAAAACCTAAGTAGTAAATGGTTAGCTGAACAATTGGAAAAAAATGAAGCTACTGTGTCTAGATGGTGTACTAACGATGTTCAACCACCAATCAAAACTTTTTTAAAAATAGCTGAAGTTTTAGATATTAAACTAACTAATCTATTCAACGAATAA